The Deefgea tanakiae DNA segment GCCTTAGATCAAGGAACCTGTTGCGGGCGAGAGTAATACAAGTTTTTATTTACTTGTTACATTCATTTCCGCAGTAACTGGCACAAATTCAGGCTTGGCCGATGCAGTGATCACTTCTTTGCTCACTACAACTTTGGCAATCCCTTCCATCGCAGGCAATTCAAACATCGTATCGAGCAACGTTTGCTCAACGATAGAGCGCAAGCCACGTGCACCAGTTTTGCGCTCCATTGCTTTATGCGCAATCGCAGCGAGTGCTTCGGTGCCGATTTCTAGTTCAACGTCTTCCATTTCAAACAATTTTTGATATTGCTTGATCAGTGCGTTTTTCGGCTCAGTCAGAATCGTCACTAAAGCGGCTTCATCCAACTCAGCCAGTGTAGCCACAACAGGCAAACGACCGACAAACTCTGGAATTAGGCCAAAACGAATCAAATCATCTGGCTCAACTTCATGCAGCAATTCGCCGATGTTCTTACGTTCATCTTTAGATTTAACTTCTGCACCAAACCCAATGCCACCCTTCACAGAGCGATTGCGAATGATTTTATCCAAACCTTCAAATGCACCGCCGCAGATAAACAAGATATTTGTCGTATCCACTTTCGGCAAATCTTGATTTGGGTGCTTACGACCACCACTTGGCGGCACTGAAGCTACAGTACCTTCAATTAGTTTTAGTAAAGCTTGCTGAACACCCTCACCCGATACGTCACGTGTTATCGATGGGTTTTCTGATTTGCGTGCGATCTTGTCGACTTCGTCGAGATAAACAATGCCGCGCTGCGCTTTTTCAACGTCGTTATCGCACTGCGCTAACAACTTAGCAATAATGTGCTCAACGTCTTCACCAACGTAACCAGCTTCTGTCAATGTCGTCGCATCAGCAATCACAAACGGCACATCAAGCAATTTGGCCATCGTTTGCGCGAGCAGAGTTTTACCCGAGCCAGTTGGGCCGATCAGCAAAATATTAGATTTTGCCAACTCAACTTCATTATCCGCCTTGCCTTTAGTCGACAAGCGTTTGTAGTGGTTATATACCGCTACCGATAGAATCTTTTTCGCCCGCTCTTGACCCACAACGTACTGATTCAAGTCATCACGAATCTCAGTTGGCTTTGGCAAACGCTTGCCGTCTGTGGTCGTCACAGGGCCAGCGAGCAAATCACTAACTTCTTCTTGAATGACATCGTTGCATAAATCGATACATTCGTTGCAAATAAAGACTTGCGGGCCTGCAATCAGCTTTTTCACTTCATGCTGACTTTTGCCGCAGAAGGAACAATACAATAATTTTTCTTTATCAGACATGAACAGCCATTCCGAATAAAACGCGCTGAGGAAAGAAAAGCCGCCAGACAGGCTGGCGGCTACTTAGGTTGAAGCTGGTGACTAAGCTGCCAGACCTGACCGAGAAGCCAACACCTCATCAACCAGACCATAGGCTTTTGCCTCTTCTGCATTCATGAAGTTATCACGATCAGTATCACGCTCAACGGTATCGATATCTTGACCGGTATGCTTGGCTAGCAACTCATTTAAAGTACGCTTCGTTTTAATCAATTCACGGGCATGAATTTCAATATCCGAAGCTTGGCCTTGTAGACCACCAATCAACGGTTGATGAATCATGATGCGTGAATTAGGCAAAGTGAAGCGCTTACCTTTCGCGCCGCCCGACAACAAGAATGCACCCATCGATGCCGCCATGCCAATACACAAAGTAGAGACATCCGGTTTGATAAACTGCATCGTATCGTAAATCGCCATCCCCGAAGTGACAGAGCCACCCGGTGAATTGATATACAGCGAAATGTCCTTGTCAGGATTTTCTGATTCCAAGAATAACAACTGGGCCACCACAAGGTTTGCCATTTGATCATTCACTGGACCAACCAGAAAAATAACCCGCTCTTTCAGCAAGCGTGAATAAATATCGTATGCACGTTCACCGCGGCCGCTTTGCTCAACGACCATAGGTACTAAACCAATATTTTGCGGA contains these protein-coding regions:
- the clpP gene encoding ATP-dependent Clp endopeptidase proteolytic subunit ClpP, translated to MSRMEFDPQNIGLVPMVVEQSGRGERAYDIYSRLLKERVIFLVGPVNDQMANLVVAQLLFLESENPDKDISLYINSPGGSVTSGMAIYDTMQFIKPDVSTLCIGMAASMGAFLLSGGAKGKRFTLPNSRIMIHQPLIGGLQGQASDIEIHARELIKTKRTLNELLAKHTGQDIDTVERDTDRDNFMNAEEAKAYGLVDEVLASRSGLAA
- the clpX gene encoding ATP-dependent Clp protease ATP-binding subunit ClpX; its protein translation is MSDKEKLLYCSFCGKSQHEVKKLIAGPQVFICNECIDLCNDVIQEEVSDLLAGPVTTTDGKRLPKPTEIRDDLNQYVVGQERAKKILSVAVYNHYKRLSTKGKADNEVELAKSNILLIGPTGSGKTLLAQTMAKLLDVPFVIADATTLTEAGYVGEDVEHIIAKLLAQCDNDVEKAQRGIVYLDEVDKIARKSENPSITRDVSGEGVQQALLKLIEGTVASVPPSGGRKHPNQDLPKVDTTNILFICGGAFEGLDKIIRNRSVKGGIGFGAEVKSKDERKNIGELLHEVEPDDLIRFGLIPEFVGRLPVVATLAELDEAALVTILTEPKNALIKQYQKLFEMEDVELEIGTEALAAIAHKAMERKTGARGLRSIVEQTLLDTMFELPAMEGIAKVVVSKEVITASAKPEFVPVTAEMNVTSK